One region of Carbonactinospora thermoautotrophica genomic DNA includes:
- a CDS encoding Hsp70 family protein produces the protein MSFGIDFGTSNSVVARWNGSEAEVVPVDRHRIPAQWHRPGFESLFPSVVGIRPGQERPSFGWMAKCESDYPVEAVKRMLLGDERIRLGTWDYRATTVAAALFRQMREGAQRNLVDLSEAVITVPANATGAARYRTRAAARLAGISVKALINEPTAAAIAYAYDVPGEGRFLVFDWGGGTIDVTVLDYHDGLFEELASRGIPRLGGLEFDERLARLVARKLRSVPDPDTMSRKEKLWFRRAVELTKIALSDEERVQFFTPDGSDFTEVERIEFEEAVADLIERALEPVEECLESIGYGPDDIDAVLMIGGTSQIPKVRTEVARLLGQEPVSPLVCEPMAAVARGAAIAAAIMDGQIEDRDIAVVTHYDLGTGYWVGQGRRFVSIIDRNSTLPAERSRTAQPAVDGATSLVVEVWEGDHTRPMDDARNFLLTRLELPVPAPGPALANRFRLTYRYDVSGILRIKAVLERTGQVIFDREINCFGEDGTPVEQDAEAELNRLLEQGGALGQLDREQVPPQSTPSWEEIQRQLGGDERQAGDDDAKPGPLVVDGSNLASVNRAVREGHKASFRQLVAALVQLEREFPGREIFVVVDASFRHRVGDDERAAVERALRENRIIQPPAGTKGKADALVVEIAFRRGGIVVSNDSFRELQAEHPWLREEGRVLGGTLLGDEWIFKFRTPPAARPGPTTDVAPRDTSASAREATDSLPKGWENSSWYSSEE, from the coding sequence ATGAGCTTCGGGATCGACTTCGGCACCTCCAACTCGGTGGTCGCCCGGTGGAACGGGAGCGAGGCCGAGGTCGTGCCGGTGGACCGGCACCGGATACCGGCGCAGTGGCACCGGCCCGGCTTCGAGTCGCTCTTCCCTTCGGTCGTAGGGATACGGCCGGGGCAGGAGCGACCGAGTTTCGGCTGGATGGCCAAGTGCGAGAGCGACTATCCGGTCGAGGCGGTCAAACGCATGCTCCTCGGTGACGAGCGCATCCGGCTGGGCACCTGGGACTACCGCGCCACCACGGTGGCGGCCGCGCTCTTCCGGCAGATGCGCGAAGGTGCGCAGCGTAACCTCGTCGACCTCTCCGAAGCGGTCATCACCGTCCCGGCCAACGCGACGGGTGCGGCCCGGTACCGTACGCGGGCGGCCGCACGGCTCGCCGGCATCTCGGTGAAGGCACTGATCAACGAGCCGACCGCCGCGGCGATCGCTTATGCGTACGACGTGCCGGGCGAAGGACGCTTCCTCGTCTTCGACTGGGGCGGGGGCACCATCGACGTCACCGTGCTCGACTACCACGACGGGCTCTTCGAGGAGCTGGCCTCGCGCGGCATCCCCAGGCTGGGCGGGTTGGAGTTCGACGAGCGCCTAGCCCGGCTGGTGGCCCGCAAGCTCCGCTCGGTCCCCGACCCGGACACGATGAGCCGCAAGGAAAAGCTCTGGTTCCGCCGAGCGGTGGAACTCACCAAGATCGCTCTTTCGGACGAAGAGCGGGTGCAGTTCTTCACGCCTGACGGCAGCGACTTCACCGAGGTGGAACGGATCGAGTTCGAGGAAGCCGTCGCCGACCTCATCGAGCGGGCCCTCGAACCGGTGGAAGAGTGCCTGGAAAGCATCGGGTACGGCCCGGACGACATCGACGCCGTCCTCATGATCGGGGGCACCAGCCAGATTCCCAAGGTCCGGACGGAGGTGGCGCGACTCCTCGGCCAGGAGCCGGTGAGCCCACTGGTCTGTGAACCCATGGCGGCGGTCGCACGTGGCGCCGCGATCGCTGCGGCGATCATGGACGGCCAGATCGAGGACCGGGACATCGCGGTCGTGACCCACTACGACCTCGGCACCGGCTATTGGGTGGGTCAGGGACGGCGCTTCGTCTCGATCATCGACCGCAACTCGACTCTGCCTGCCGAGAGGAGCCGTACTGCCCAACCCGCGGTCGACGGGGCCACCTCGCTCGTGGTCGAGGTGTGGGAGGGCGACCACACTCGCCCCATGGACGACGCCCGCAACTTCCTGCTCACCCGACTCGAACTGCCGGTCCCCGCCCCCGGGCCCGCACTAGCCAACCGGTTCCGCCTCACCTACCGATACGACGTCAGCGGCATCCTCCGGATCAAGGCGGTGCTGGAGCGCACCGGGCAGGTCATCTTCGACCGGGAGATCAACTGCTTCGGCGAAGACGGCACACCGGTGGAGCAGGACGCCGAGGCCGAGCTGAACCGGCTCCTGGAGCAGGGAGGCGCCCTCGGGCAACTGGACCGTGAGCAGGTCCCGCCCCAGTCGACCCCTTCTTGGGAGGAGATCCAACGACAGCTCGGTGGGGACGAGCGCCAGGCCGGAGATGACGACGCGAAACCCGGTCCCCTCGTGGTGGACGGTTCCAATCTCGCCTCGGTCAACCGGGCTGTACGGGAGGGGCACAAAGCGAGTTTCCGTCAGCTGGTGGCAGCCTTGGTCCAGCTGGAACGGGAGTTCCCGGGCCGGGAGATCTTCGTGGTGGTGGACGCGAGCTTCCGCCACCGGGTCGGAGATGATGAGCGGGCCGCCGTCGAGCGGGCACTGCGAGAGAACCGGATTATCCAACCCCCGGCGGGGACCAAGGGCAAGGCCGACGCGCTTGTGGTCGAGATCGCCTTCCGACGCGGCGGGATCGTCGTCTCCAACGACAGCTTCCGGGAACTCCAGGCCGAACACCCGTGGCTGCGGGAAGAAGGGCGGGTCCTTGGAGGGACACTCCTTGGCGACGAGTGGATCTTCAAGTTCCGTACGCCCCCTGCGGCGAGACCAGGACCGACGACGGACGTCGCGCCGAGAGACACCAGCGCTTCGGCCCGCGAAGCCACGGACTCCCTGCCAAAGGGGTGGGAGAACAGCTCCTGGTACTCGAGTGAGGAGTGA